aaaacttTGTGAAGGATGTAAAGTGGAGAATGAGAAAGTAGTTGTTTAGTTTTTTTAGGATAATTTGTATATGTTGGAAACTATGTAGTAATGACttaatgtagtttttagtatactttgtAATGTTTAGAGTAATTTCTTTGTGTTGGACATTATGTAATAATAAATAGCACTAATGGTAAGATTATATTCTATGTTTATTGTGCTTATCGTGTATTGATATTGTTAATGTATTAATGATATTTATGTATTAATGTATTGATCTATAGATGTATTAATGATATTGATGTATTGATGTAATGTTGTATCGATGAATTAATGATATTGATGTATTGATGTATTCATATATTGATGTATTGATGTATTAATGATATTGATGTATTGATGAATTAATATGCTCATACAGAGCTTGATGTATTGATGTATTGACCATGATATTATATAATGCCACAGATATGTTATAATACTAGATTGTGATAAATTATAAGGTTACATATAGTAGGTCATGCTAATTAAATTTGCTCATTCAGGTTATATTATACAATCTCATGTTAAACATATGAACCTAGGGAGCACCTCTGTTGGTGTTCGAACTACCTGTCTGACGGCATCTACTACGACTATGTCCTTCAGCCCCACATAGAGTACATCGCCTAGGACGACGTAACATCCGCGTGTCCATCTCATTCAGAAAACGCGTCATCCTTGGGCGACCCTTCGTTACCCGTCTCAGGTACGGATTTGGAATGAACCGAGGTCCGTTGTAAGCAGGCCATGTAGCAGGATTACCTAGTGGCCTAAACCTTGCTCGGTACACCCGCCGCACTTGGTCCATCTTATACACATCATCAACATACAGTTGCCAATCCAGTCGCTGGTTGGCACAACATGCGAATACATGTCTGCAGGGGATCCTGTCCACCTGGAACTCACCACAGTCACATCGTAGGCCACGTAGATCGACTGCAAACTCCATTCCGCTTGGCATCTCCCGAACCTCAAAGACCTCATTCTGGCAGTCAAAGCAACTAACCTGAATATTTCCTGATGCAAGTTGGTTTACATGCAACTTGGAGGTCACGATATCAGAGAACACATGGCCAGCATTGATCCTTACTTCCGCCTCCGCTCTTTTTCGGGTGAATAACTCATTTAGCCTGTAGAATGTTGCCTTCACAAGAGCAGTAATGAGGAGATTGTGTGAACCCTTCAAAACTGAATTAATGCACTCCACAAGATTCGTTGTCATGTGCCCCCATCGATACCCACCATCAAAGGCCAATGCGTACTGCTCGCGAGGAATTCGGTTTAACCAGTTTGTGTACGCCTCACCACGTTCCCGTAACCGCTCGTAACGCACCTCATACTCCCGCACCGTCCTAGAATATCCTGGTAGATCACAACATATGCAAAGCAAAGAAATGGAGGTCAGTAGATTTATgtaaggaaaatataaaaaattgctTAAATTTCATAAATGGTTACCGATGTTCATGACCAATTTTTTGAGGTACGGTGCCTTGAACTTTCTCAAAAAGTTTGATTCTATATGCCTGATGCAAAACATATGAAAAGCTCTTGGAGGTGACCACGCTCCGTGAGACCGTGACTGCGTTCCACAGTTGCATTTATGGATTCGTGCCTGTCGGATATTAGACCCACACCATCACGAGTAACAACATGTTGACGAAAGTTACTAAGGAAAAAATGCCATGCATCAGAGGTCTCTCCCTCCACAATAGCAAATGCAATTGGGACGATATTGTTGTTGCCATCTTGTGAAACTGCCACAAGCAAACAACCCTTATACTTTCCGTATAAGTGAGTCCCATCCACCTGTATAATTGGCTTACAATGTCTGAATGCCCTAATACAAACTCCAAAATACACGATGCATTACCCGAATATCACCCACCAACTCATCGCCTTGATATGCAGGCATAGTCTCAAAATGAACAACAGCTGATGGCTCCTTGTGACACATGGCCTCAAACCATATTGGCAACGCTTTATACGATGCCTCCCAAccaccaaatattttttcaactgCCTTTTGCTTAGCCAACCATGCTTTCCGGTAACTGACGGTGTAGTTGAACTTCGATTGGATTTCTGCTATAACCGATTTTACCTTCAAGGATGGGTCAGCCTCAACCAGTGGCTTTATTGCTTCTGCAATTGTGATAGAATCTAGTTTCGAATGATCCTGTGAAATGGTGGCTCTTGTACATGTGTGACTACTATTATACCTCCTTATAACCCAACAGTACCTCCTGCTGATCAAACTAACCCTAATAAGCTAATCACACCCTGACCCATACTGTGTACACTTGGCATAAAATGTCAACGGCTCAGACTCAAACACCCAGTAGTCTACGCTTCGTCGTATGCTATAGTCTTTTACCGCCTTACCTACGCCAAATTCACCGTCTTCCACAATAGGAATTTCTGATGGGACAACAAGCACAGAAAAAATTTCATTAACACATACATATTTCAAAAACGATTGTAAAGGTTAATCAAATTTCACTTAATCCAGTATGCTATAACTCCAAACCTAACAACATGTTATGATGTCACTCCATACAAATAAATAACAACAGCAGCATATTTAAAAAGCAATCCGCATTTTCCAGTTCGACCGGCATACCAAACGAACCGGACCGGTCAGGCTGATTCGACCGGCAAACCATTAAACCGGACCATTCCGGTCCGGTTCATGGGATTTGAACGGTAAAAAGGAAGGCACCAGTGCAAATAATTATTACAAACTCATTCAATCCGTAACAACCACACTATGgacaatttaattattaatttctaatTAATACTTCTAgcatataaaagtaaaaaaataaataaaatcaaataccCCTAAACTTGCTAACTCATAATTGAATCAATGTCTAACTAAAAAAGGACTAACACAACGTTTACGTACCTGCAGTCATATATTCTGAAAATTCTGGAACATGCATGACTTCCAGGTCTAAAACTCGTATGAAGGATGGCTCCTCAAACGGAACTTCGTTCGCGAGTGCATTTGCCACTTCTGTGACATCTGGGGCCATGGGTCCGTCACCTTGATCTTCATCTCCATTTGGAGCAACAAATTCATAGTTGCTTTCGAACTCTTCTTCACTGTCACTATTATAATCTTCCCGTAGAATATTCCGGTCGGCCTCagattgttcaaactcaacatacaactcGATGAACGAGATCTGGGACCGGTTTtcaatatacattaaaaacatCTCCTACATGCTCGCTTCGTCCGTCACATATTTGGTTTGATACTGGACGAATCCACCAAACACCGGTATGGGATATATGTATAGCATACACGATATCTTTCTTGCCCTCTCAGAATCAATCTTTTCACATATTACACCTTTCAACTCTTCAAATGAGATAATAAAAGGAATAACAACATCTAGtggattttcacaaataaatttaacTCCTTCAGTCGTTTGTAACAAGATCTGACcaaaatagtatatttttagtaacaCTCTGtcactcattttttttctcactCAACACAAAAAAAGCATCACATTAATCTTTAACTACTAgattttcaaatcttaaaaCTGTAAAAACTagatagaagaaagaagaagctgTCGTTCAAAAACGAAGAAGACGCCACAAAGCTCCCACCAGTTCACCTCACACTTTTATATCACCATCTTTACAGAAATCGGACCCTTCAACTATGNNNNNNNNNNNNNNNNNNNNNNNNNNACCAACTCGGACCATCCGAGTTCCCCTAAAGCTTTCACAAAACAGAGGGTCCGAGTTCAATGTTCCCCAACTAATGCCCTCAGCTAAGAACTCGGACCCTGCGATATGTTATCAAAATGATTCCTTGTGAATTCGTAGGGTCCGATTTCATCAAGACGAATTTTTGCTCCTCACCAAACAAATCGGACCGTGCGatttgttattaaaaattttcatcaCAAAGAACACGCACGGTCCGAATTCTTTCTGCTCACACTGACAACAAACTGTCCCACATATATGTCTGTTCCCCCTAAACCATATCAAAGCAAAGCTCACACATGCCCCATTTCCAAAAAATTGAGCCTCATAAAGCTACAAGTCACACTTAAcaatttctttcaaaaaaaaaaaaaactgaaattaaaataaacaaatggCGCTTTAATTTCTGATCTAGCATTAGTCTCTTGGTATAAGTTAATGTTGCATGTTCATATGATTGACCTATCTGACTTAAGGGCCAGTTTGtaacctttttttatttttaatttataaaaaattatagcgttaagtgtaatttttaaaattaaattataattttttaaaaatttatttaagtgtttataaaaaaattaaaaaaatatttttttataataatttttttattattcttcttttaaaatatttttaaaattaaaaaattaaatataaaataatttatttataaaatatcaagGTGTTTCAGCTGAAACATCACTAGAAGCttcttacctttttttttttggtgttgaTACTATGCAACTATGCATGTCTTATACGGGCTTAGAAGGTGTATGAAGTAGTCCAATGGGCCGTGAGTTTAATTCAGTCCTTAATTTCCTAATTATATGCAACTATAACGTTCTTGATCCCGGTTTTTggtcaaatatatcttttactTCTTGCaaatttctagatttttctaagaaatcataaaaatataatattcaaaggaatatttttatgtttgttgATCCATCTATTTTGGGCTTCTTGATTGGAGGATGTGAACCCATAAAAacatgaaaatggaaagagagaaCACATTTTCTTTCTACATTGCATATGTAAAGGAAGTTATCAAAACTGTTGCTGAAAGTGCAGTGCTATGACTGCTATCTATCTATGATGTTAAAAAAATCTCTAATCTCTTACTCtgaccaaaaagaaaaagagggagTTATCAACATATTGATAAAttcatgttttttatttttttttctctcatgcTAAGTACTCATAAGTCATAACTCacctttcaaatctttttttaaggtTTGGAGATCCAATCATTCaaccaattaattttaaattcagttaacaattaaaaaaaaagaaacacgcggaattaaaaacaataagaaCGTCAAAAACTTAAGTAATAAAACTAAatcttaattagttaatattaatcaattttttttattgtaaaattatttttttaactcttaTGTTTTGgaagatttagaatttagtatttataatttagaatttaaaatttaagatttagggtGTGCGAAGATGCCGGCAAGTGGCCAACTGATGGTGGCAGTTGGCGATGGTGGTAGGTGGCTGGTGATGAGGagtgaaggaaaaaaaataagaaaaaaataaaagaataattttaaaaaagaaaaatggtaaATAAATAGTCTTGTTGGGTGATATTGGTTGATTCATTATTGGCTCCCAACAAggtttaaaaaataagtttaattttgatggatTGATATCGTAGAATATTTTATATTGTGTGGTATAATTATATccgatttttttatgattattcaTTGTCAATGCAAAAAGCAATTACTTTTATTAATGTGATGTTATATCATTAAAtgcacatataaaattattttacattaacaatgcattaaaattaaattatgttttttaaaattttataatagtatataaattaaaagtctTAATCCAATTATGTTGTGATGTTATATAACACAATCGAGCACAGGAATTTCTTTTCTCCTCCTTAATTAATTGTTCGTACAGAACTTTTCTTCTGCTGGGTTCAATTCAACGTAATAACATCGTGTTTGACGTATTGTTACGTAACTCTAAAATTGGCGTATTTGGAAAATGAAATATTGGCTCCTATTgattatctaaattttaatttgcatTGATGTAAAGCAATAATTGGAGTGGTGTTCATTGTTGATTTTCAAAGTTCACCTGCCCGTTAACTCCAATTTGAAGTACTTGTCTGGCTTGGATTGAAGTACGGTTTATCTTTCACTCACTCAGAGAATTTTACCAAAAACATATCCATcatcataatatataatattaacgTACTGTGCTTATTTCATGAAACTTGCATTTGATCtcgtaataatttttttttaggtaATTACGGGAAAATTCTTGAGTATTTTCAGGTAAGTCAACACTAATCTCTAATCTAGTAAATTCATTTGAGAATAATACCCTaatctaataaatttattttagatgaTCTGATTTCTACTCCTCTGATTAAACGATTTCAAAAAAACATCGTGACCACTtgaatatcaaaaataaaaaattaaatttagtgCATATACTATTGCTCTTAATAATTAAACATGAAACATAACGTTTAACCAATTCAaattatgtgtatataaaaaaattagacactCAAATCACCAGATAATGTTGATGGATTTCAATCATCCACGCGTATCTTCCtctaaactaattaaataatactAAGCTTAATAATGCTCAAGTCATTCATAAAATtcccttttgatttttttggtttttactGTTTATAATGGTCTTTTTTCCGACATTCTAAGTTAACTAGGTATTAgatgaattattttttgaataatatttgGCATCATAGTTTGAGAATAatacattaattttattattttgtttttcttaattattactaaatttttttaatatagacGAAGGAAAACATAAAGTGTTGAgtatgatataattaaaatgggTGAAGGAAAGATCCAAAGCgatatttattgtatttgatGTAGCCACCTGTGGCAAGGATGAGTCCAAGGGAACCATAATAAAGCACTTTATGAAACTAAGTATGTATGATACAGAATACAATGGAGGaagtttctttcttcttctcctgtTTGCAATGGGGTTACTTACTTATTTGaattcaagataatgttttaTTATTGTGTGAGCTAGNNNNNNNNNNNNNNNNNNNNNNNNNNAAGAGGGGTAGATATGCACGTATGGTCCTCATTCCATTAAGGGTCCTTGTCTTATTGTACGGACCGTAATTCAGCAACTTTgagtttttctttcaattttcatttgatGTGGTCTCTACCTCTGCCACTTAACTCTGGCGCACATGTTCATGTCAATGCTTTCTCACACTCCTTTCACCTTAATTCTTGCCATGAAATCACTCGTCccaaaagtttaagttaatagATAGAGTTAACGTCAATAGTCATATCTCTTACACTTTCTCTTAACCAAGAGTCTCTGTATGAgtttactttattattttcggAGTTCACTAATAAGATATTATGTCATGAAACCACTCGTCCCAAAAACTTAAGCTTTATTTATCTCTGAGACATCTTATTTTCTAAAGTTTAATCCTTATGCAtatcatttttaatttcatCAAGAAGAGAAGCATGTAATGTATGTAACAGCAAGAAACTTGCATAGAAGGGAAAGTGGGAAGGCTATTATTGCCATGAATAAATTATTCTTGTGTGATGAAAATGATTGGCAGCAAaagtttagtttttagtttCATTTTCAGTAGGATCAAAGTCAGGTGTGTTAgtgataagataaaaatatcacATAGAgacagttaaaaaaaaaaaaaaacagaaagaaagaaaattctatgagcaaaaataactaatatCTGTCCCAAAGAATGGAAAGAAAACTGAACTTGCCTTGCACCAATAAACATTTGTGATGGCATAGATATGGAAATGAAGcattgtaatatatatataataatgcaCTTACAGTGTATGAAAACAAAAGAGTAGAATGAAGAAGCAGAGCAATCCTTATTCCTCAAATTTCTACCCACACCACCCCACaagttaaaaaagaaagaaagaaagacaaATTGGTTTTGGCTCACAAATATTACCAAGTTGAAGAAGAGGGTGAAAGATAAGAAAGAaatgttctttctttttttgttttgtgacAGAACCTATGTACAAATCCAAAAATCTGTGGTTGCACACACAAACCTGTACTAAGAAATTAAACACCAACCCAATGgaatcttctttttctctttctgtGTGTTTGTGTAAAATTAAGAAGAGGAGAGGAGGGTGATATGATTATATATGTCCAAAGGCTGCTGTTAGGTTCTGGATATCCTTGGAAAAGGTGGTGGTAGAAGAAGTTTGTGATGTATGGTGATGTTGATTCTTGGAATGAGGTAACATGATAATAGCTCCTAAAGTATCAGGAACCAaatgtggtggtggtggtgttgttACTGTGGTGGTTGAAGGAAGAGGCTTTATCTCATTGCATAAAGAAgcttggttgttgttgttgttgttgttctgaACAGCTGCAAGCATCAACATTTGATTGTGAAGATAGTCAGACCACTTTGCCTCTTCTGCTTCTTCCATGCTGCAATCTGTGATCAATCcccatgaagaagaagaagaagaaagcatGTTGGTGTTCTTGAGAGATTCTGGCTTGTAGCAAAAGGAAGCAGGTAGGAAATCTGAGTTGATATCAAAAGAAGGCCTTGATGTTTGTGTGAACCAATTGTTGTTGTCGGTGACAGTGACATTGGAAGATGATGATGCATAACTCATGTTGTAGTTCCCCATAAAATCTGAGCAAGTGTTAGCCATGAACCTTGTAGTGTCAAGGAACATGTCCTTGTTAGTGGAAGAAGAACCTTCCATCTCTGTTGTTGTTGGAACAAatccttgttgttgttgttgttgttgatgatcaTAGGAAGAAGCTCCATCAGACTTATTGGAACTCTCTGATCTCAACAAGTTCAATTCATTATCATTGGACaatgctttctctttctcctctgaCAATCCATTCTCTATCTCAGATAATGGCTTGTGTGTAACAGGGTCTATGCCTCTTTGCCtcagcttcttcttcaagcatgaATTCCACAGATTCTTGATTTCATTGTCTGTCCTCCCCGGAAGCTGCGCCGCAATCTGAGACCATCTGATACATGCATGGAACACAACAAATcaacagaaaaacaaacaaggACTGAGGAGATAGATTGTTGTAAATTTAGTTACTATTATTACCTATTCCCTAACACAGCATGAAGTTCAATGATGAGATTTTCTTCCTCCTGAGAAAATGTACCTCTCTTTAAATCAGGCCTTAAGTAATTAATCCACCTAAGCCTGCAACTCTTACCACACCTCTGCAAACCTgtcaccaacaacaacaacattaaCAACAAACCTTAACAACATGTATTATGTATCATATTATGAGTACTAACTACTAACCTGCTTGCTTAGGAACAGAGCTCCAACATCCATGACCGTACTTAGTGATATGCCTGAGAAGCTTTTCATCCTCTTCAGGAGACCATAGACCCTTCCGAAGCTTCTGCTTGTAACAGCAAGAGTGTCTTCCCATTATTATTCCTTCAACTATGAATGAAGTGAAggcaaagaaaatgaaagtggcAGCTAAGAAAAGGAgttgaaataaataatataactaTGGAGTATGGACCCATCAAAATAAGTCTTAGTCAATGACCCTCCTTATACTAATTAATCATTTAATCTCATAGTAAAATTGGAACCGGTGAAATTAAATTAGGGAAGGTTCATTTTGTGTGAGAATGGGGTTAATAAACAGTAGTACATTCATGTCTCTTATAAGGATGGTGGACCATCAATTTTCATTCAtattataaaatcaaataatccatACTATATGCTTCTAACTGAAGCATCCAATATTCATTCATTCAAATGAGTTATTATAAAAcgtaaaaattcaaattatatgtTACTAGCCAGAGTAGCAGACACAAGAATTTCTGGCCATCCTTGATGTCTGTGAAAAGCGGAATTGGAATACTCCGCTTTGCTTAGTGCTTAGTGCTGAAACTCGTGTCCTgagagaaataataaaagaggaagaagaaaaataaagtggGATTCTACGTATTCTTTACTCTTTGACCTTTATGTGCAAAATTCATCCATGTCATTATTTCTTTGAAAAGTTCCATCATTACGTGGAAACAAACAACCATatatttcttctccttttttctttcttttaatccaaaaacaaataatgcacaatataataattttcattattttcttgGACAATTAATGTAGTACCTTTTTACttcttaggttgttatttttttttgagataTTAGATTTGAACCtccataaaatatattattttatttttaattttattataaaatatacaaaatatattttgaatggTGGAAACTCAAATGCAGtcgatttcacgtgaagttgatagctaAAAGCTGTTAGATGTTAGATGATTTTATTTAacgactctcaactatcaacttcacatgaagtcgactgcacctgaatttttacCATTTTGAATTCGCACCAGATTTCGAACCGAATGAACACCACACCCCTAAGGTGATAGCTTGGGTCAGCAATGCAAGTCTTTTATTGTCTAAATGCGGTTAAATGATTATTAAAGCTTTGTTACTATATgaagtaataataattaatgctgctaaattattcaaaataatatGTGACCAAATTGGTTAAGTTGACACACACACATAGTAGCCGATAGATGCAAGGTATGGAAAATTTTCTGTTACTTATTATCATGCCCTAACCGTTTTTGAAATATCATTATAGATAGGGTTAATCTAGCTAGCTATAGTACTAtcatttttatcaataataattaaactaCCACGTTATTAAGGAAAGCTTTAATTGTGGACAACTAACAATTTGGGCGCATTAGTTGATTCAtcacttaataataataatttgtcaATCAGTTTATTAATGTCATTAACTTCACAACCATCCCACCGGCATGTATGGTCATGACACATGTGCAACATTTCTTTTAACATATGACTAAATTTCCTTGCTAGTACTTCTTTGATTAATTAGCGTTAAATCTTATTCAAATTTGAAACTGTTAAATGCTTGtaagatgaagaaaaataatgaattaatcTTATAATATATAGACTTATACAAGTGAACACAGTTAAATAGgtaaatatatgaataaaatttattaaccgaaaggtataaattaatttttctgaGACGCTACTCTTGTAAGATTCTGAGAAAACTTATAacagtaattaaaaaaaatatttgtaaaaatttatataagtatatatgtAAATAGAGGTCTGTTACACATACAAACTGTTTTGGCTTACAAGCTATACAAGTTGACCCAAGTCTAAGAAAAAAACGCGTGCACCACTTCTTTAAATTGAGCGTCTAACGCACGCGCTTACAACACGTTCATTATGCCGCAcacttcctcttctttctcaatcaaaaCGCAAACCGTCAAGATTCAAGCGAcagaaaaaacgaaaaaaaattattcaaggtactattttactgttcttctaattttttttctaaattgtcTCTACCATGTGTCTCATCTTTAACCagcaaaacattaaaaaatttcaagaagaaatatactgtctccccttgatattgggtgtatttcttaaatactttgggtatatttctgtaatcgtttggtttatttctgtaaccgtttgggtgtatttctgtaatcctttggatgtatttctgtaatcgtttgggtgtgtttctgaagttccattatcttcaaaacaatttcaaaacttgatttcagaaaccataaaaatcgaaaaaaacagAAGGAGATCAAAGGCAAAGAGAGAATGCACGAAGGAGCTCGAACAAATTTgtcaaaaaacttaaaaaaggaaacgaaatcttttgaaaaatgaaaattatatattcaCGCGTTAATTGATTTGGATTAATTTAAAAGTCTATTAAAGAGACACGTAACATAAGTAGTGCTTTTAAGGATTTCGTTCTCTTTAAGCTTGTAAAGCTTATAAGCGCAAAACACTTGTATGTAGAGATTAATCCATGTAgatattagaaatataataatttatgttgtctctttttaacaattttaccttttaaaataaatagttttaTGATATGATATCAGAACTTTatattcaaaagacaaaaaaaaagtttatatgaaaaataaataaactcaaaaatattttatttataaaatgttagaaatataatatttatattatttttttatcaatttaaatttttaaaataagtaattttatgattataaaagatattattttattttaactgaAAAATGTTTTTGACAAAAGAATGAAACATAATCGCG
This portion of the Arachis duranensis cultivar V14167 chromosome 6, aradu.V14167.gnm2.J7QH, whole genome shotgun sequence genome encodes:
- the LOC107492270 gene encoding uncharacterized protein LOC107492270; translated protein: MYIENRSQISFIELYVEFEQSEADRNILREDYNSDSEEEFESNYEFVAPNGDEDQGDGPMAPDVTEVANALANEVPFEEPSFIRVLDLEVMHVPEFSEYMTAEIPIVEDGEFGVGKADHSKLDSITIAEAIKPLVEADPSLKVKSVIAEIQSKFNYTVSYRKAWLAKQKAVEKIFGGWEASYKALPIWFEAMCHKEPSAVVHFETMPAYQGDELVGDIRVDGTHLYGKYKGCLLVAVSQDGNNNIVPIAFAIVEGETSDAWHFFLSNFRQHVVTRDGVGLISDRHESINATVERSHGLTERGHLQELFICFASGYSRTVREYEVRYERLRERGEAYTNWLNRIPREQYALAFDGGYRWGHMTTNLVECINSVLKGSHNLLITALVKATFYRLNELFTRKRAEAEVRINAGHVFSDIVTSKLHVNQLASGNIQVSCFDCQNEVFEVREMPSGMEFAVDLRGLRCDCGEFQVDRIPCRHVFACCANQRLDWQLYVDDVYKMDQVRRVYRARFRPLGNPATWPAYNGPRFIPNPYLRRVTKGRPRMTRFLNEMDTRMLRRPRRCTLCGAEGHSRSRCRQTGSSNTNRGAP
- the LOC107492314 gene encoding transcription factor MYB61 — translated: MGRHSCCYKQKLRKGLWSPEEDEKLLRHITKYGHGCWSSVPKQAGLQRCGKSCRLRWINYLRPDLKRGTFSQEEENLIIELHAVLGNRWSQIAAQLPGRTDNEIKNLWNSCLKKKLRQRGIDPVTHKPLSEIENGLSEEKEKALSNDNELNLLRSESSNKSDGASSYDHQQQQQQQGFVPTTTEMEGSSSTNKDMFLDTTRFMANTCSDFMGNYNMSYASSSSNVTVTDNNNWFTQTSRPSFDINSDFLPASFCYKPESLKNTNMLSSSSSSWGLITDCSMEEAEEAKWSDYLHNQMLMLAAVQNNNNNNNQASLCNEIKPLPSTTTVTTPPPPHLVPDTLGAIIMLPHSKNQHHHTSQTSSTTTFSKDIQNLTAAFGHI